The following coding sequences are from one Haemophilus haemolyticus window:
- the tuf gene encoding elongation factor Tu: protein MSKEKFERTKPHVNVGTIGHVDHGKTTLTAAITTVLSKHYGGAARAFDQIDNAPEEKARGITINTSHVEYDTATRHYAHVDCPGHADYVKNMITGAAQMDGAILVVAATDGPMPQTREHILLGRQVGVPYIIVFLNKCDMVDDEELLELVEMEVRELLSQYDFPGDDTPIVRGSALQALNGVAEWEEKILELANHLDTYIPEPERAIDQPFLLPIEDVFSISGRGTVVTGRVERGIIRTGDEVEIVGIKDTAKTTVTGVEMFRKLLDEGRAGENIGALLRGTKREEIERGQVLAKPGSITPHTDFESEVYVLSKEEGGRHTPFFKGYRPQFYFRTTDVTGTIELPEGVEMVMPGDNIKMTVSLIHPIAMDQGLRFAIREGGRTVGAGVVAKIIK from the coding sequence ATGTCTAAAGAAAAATTTGAACGTACAAAACCGCACGTAAACGTGGGTACAATCGGCCACGTTGACCACGGTAAAACAACTTTAACAGCAGCAATCACAACCGTATTATCTAAACACTACGGTGGTGCAGCTCGCGCATTTGACCAAATCGATAACGCGCCAGAAGAAAAAGCGCGTGGTATCACCATCAACACTTCACACGTTGAATACGATACAGCAACTCGTCACTACGCACACGTTGACTGTCCAGGACACGCCGACTATGTTAAAAACATGATTACTGGTGCGGCACAAATGGATGGTGCTATCTTAGTAGTAGCAGCAACTGATGGTCCTATGCCACAAACTCGTGAGCACATCTTATTAGGTCGCCAAGTAGGTGTTCCATACATCATCGTATTCTTAAACAAATGCGACATGGTAGATGACGAAGAGTTATTAGAATTAGTAGAAATGGAAGTTCGTGAACTTCTTTCTCAATATGACTTCCCAGGTGACGATACACCAATCGTACGTGGTTCTGCATTACAAGCATTAAACGGCGTAGCAGAATGGGAAGAAAAAATCCTTGAGTTAGCAAACCACTTAGATACTTACATCCCAGAGCCAGAGCGTGCGATTGACCAGCCGTTCCTTCTTCCAATCGAAGACGTGTTCTCAATCTCAGGTCGTGGTACAGTAGTAACTGGTCGTGTAGAGCGTGGTATCATTCGTACTGGTGATGAAGTAGAAATCGTAGGTATCAAAGATACAGCGAAAACTACTGTAACGGGTGTTGAAATGTTCCGTAAATTACTTGACGAAGGTCGTGCAGGCGAAAACATCGGTGCATTATTACGTGGTACAAAACGTGAAGAAATCGAACGTGGTCAAGTATTAGCGAAACCAGGTTCAATCACGCCACACACTGACTTCGAATCAGAAGTGTACGTATTATCAAAAGAAGAAGGTGGTCGTCATACTCCATTCTTTAAAGGTTACCGTCCACAATTCTATTTCCGTACAACTGACGTAACTGGTACTATTGAATTACCAGAAGGCGTGGAAATGGTAATGCCAGGCGATAACATCAAGATGACAGTAAGCTTAATCCACCCAATCGCGATGGACCAAGGTTTACGTTTCGCAATCCGTGAAGGTGGCCGTACAGTAGGTGCTGGTGTTGTAGCGAAAATCATCAAATAA
- the coaA gene encoding type I pantothenate kinase has product MEFSTQQTPFLNFNRQQWAELRKSVPLKLTEQDLKPLLGFNEDLSLDEVSTIYLPLTRLINYYIDENLHRQRVLHRFLGRNNAKTPYIISIAGSVAVGKSTSARILQSLLSHWPTERKVDLITTDGFLYPLDKLKQDNLLQKKGFPVSYDTPKLIRFLADVKSGKSNVTAPIYSHLTYDIIPDAFDVVDKPDILILEGLNVLQTGNNKTNQTFVSDFVDFSIYVDAEEKLLKEWYIKRFLKFRESAFNDPNSYFKHYASLSKEEAIATASKIWDEINGLNLNQNILPTRERANLILKKGENHQVELVKLRK; this is encoded by the coding sequence GTGGAATTTTCAACTCAACAAACACCTTTTTTAAATTTTAATCGCCAACAGTGGGCAGAACTACGTAAATCCGTTCCATTAAAATTGACAGAACAGGATCTCAAACCACTTTTGGGTTTTAATGAAGACCTTTCATTAGATGAAGTAAGTACGATTTACCTACCGTTAACTCGTCTTATTAACTATTACATTGATGAAAATTTACATCGCCAAAGGGTACTACATCGTTTTTTAGGCAGAAATAATGCCAAAACACCTTACATAATTAGTATTGCTGGCAGTGTTGCTGTTGGGAAAAGCACTTCAGCACGTATTCTACAATCGCTACTTTCTCATTGGCCAACTGAAAGAAAAGTTGATCTCATCACAACAGATGGATTTCTTTATCCATTAGACAAGCTTAAACAAGATAATCTTTTACAAAAGAAAGGTTTTCCTGTTTCTTATGACACACCTAAACTCATTCGCTTTTTAGCAGATGTTAAATCAGGTAAAAGCAATGTTACAGCACCAATCTACTCTCATTTAACATACGATATTATTCCCGATGCATTTGATGTGGTAGATAAACCTGATATTCTCATTTTAGAAGGATTAAATGTTCTTCAAACAGGCAATAACAAAACCAATCAAACCTTTGTGTCGGATTTTGTTGATTTCTCTATTTATGTTGATGCAGAAGAAAAATTACTGAAAGAATGGTACATCAAACGCTTTTTAAAATTCCGAGAAAGTGCATTTAATGATCCTAATTCTTACTTTAAACATTACGCAAGTTTATCAAAAGAAGAAGCAATTGCGACGGCAAGTAAAATTTGGGATGAAATTAACGGGTTAAATCTCAATCAAAACATTCTTCCAACCCGTGAGCGAGCAAATTTAATTCTAAAAAAAGGTGAAAATCATCAGGTAGAGTTAGTTAAATTGAGAAAATAG
- a CDS encoding ABC transporter ATP-binding protein gives MRKNGFVVMGHLLKLVTPLAHIMAFTITMGTLGFLAAIFIMVLGAMGLVNLLNFDTHLSFSGILTALIVLAVARGALRYLEQMSGHYIAFKLLALLRDKVFSSLRRLAFVKLQDKQAGQLVSLVTNDIELLEVFYAHTIAPIMIAFFTSAILLLVFAHLSGWFVVVALAAYLTVGVILPIITTKLAREDGRRYRELVGEMNDFFLDSVRGMKEIQLFGYAKQRLEEIQQRSQKIDTAFERIKDQEAKVRVYTEVAVSVFNIIMLFTGLILFSLDKIDFSAFLIGVILLMSSYGPVIALSNLSSNLLQTLASGERVLSLLAEEPELKDVESAVDLKEVSRIDVENVNFAYGKEQILSDVSLSVKKGEILGIHGRSGSGKSTLLKLLMRFYDPKSGSIKINSETLPNINTRSLRDNMAYITQQTYIFNETIEENIRLARRDATLEEIMEAAKKASIHDFILSLPQGYQTKMTELGGNLSDGEKQRIGIARAFLHNAPIILLDEPTSNLDSLNEAMILKSLLDVKAEKLIILVSHRQSTMAICDQVIGIENGRMS, from the coding sequence ATGCGTAAAAATGGTTTTGTTGTAATGGGGCATTTGTTGAAATTAGTGACCCCACTCGCACATATTATGGCGTTTACCATTACTATGGGAACGCTTGGTTTCCTGGCTGCCATCTTTATTATGGTGCTGGGTGCGATGGGGTTAGTGAATCTTTTAAACTTTGATACCCATTTAAGTTTCTCCGGAATTTTGACCGCACTTATCGTATTGGCGGTGGCTCGTGGCGCGTTGCGTTATTTAGAGCAAATGTCTGGGCACTATATTGCTTTTAAATTATTGGCATTATTGCGTGACAAAGTGTTTTCTTCTTTGCGTCGCCTAGCTTTTGTGAAGTTGCAAGATAAACAAGCTGGGCAACTAGTGTCATTGGTGACTAACGATATCGAATTACTCGAAGTGTTTTATGCGCACACCATTGCACCAATTATGATTGCGTTCTTTACCTCTGCGATTTTATTGTTGGTCTTTGCTCATCTTTCAGGCTGGTTTGTGGTTGTGGCATTAGCTGCTTATTTAACGGTAGGTGTGATTTTACCCATTATCACCACCAAATTGGCGCGTGAAGATGGCAGACGCTATCGTGAATTAGTAGGCGAAATGAATGACTTCTTCCTCGACAGTGTGCGTGGTATGAAAGAAATTCAACTTTTCGGCTATGCGAAACAACGTTTAGAAGAAATCCAACAACGCAGCCAAAAAATCGATACGGCTTTTGAGCGCATTAAAGACCAAGAAGCAAAAGTGCGTGTTTATACTGAAGTGGCCGTATCTGTTTTCAACATTATTATGCTGTTTACTGGCTTAATTTTATTTAGCTTAGATAAAATTGATTTCTCAGCCTTTTTAATCGGTGTGATTTTATTAATGTCGAGCTACGGGCCAGTTATCGCCTTAAGTAACCTTTCAAGCAACTTGTTACAAACCTTGGCTTCAGGTGAGCGAGTATTAAGTTTATTAGCGGAAGAGCCAGAATTAAAAGACGTAGAAAGTGCGGTGGATTTAAAAGAGGTTTCTCGCATTGATGTGGAGAACGTAAACTTCGCTTACGGCAAAGAACAAATTTTATCGGATGTCAGCTTATCTGTGAAAAAAGGTGAAATCTTAGGGATTCATGGCAGAAGCGGAAGCGGTAAAAGTACCTTGTTGAAATTGCTGATGCGTTTTTACGATCCAAAATCAGGCAGCATTAAAATTAACAGCGAAACTTTACCGAATATCAACACTCGTAGTTTGCGTGACAATATGGCGTACATTACTCAGCAAACCTATATTTTCAACGAAACCATTGAGGAAAATATTCGCCTTGCGCGCCGTGATGCAACGTTAGAAGAAATTATGGAAGCGGCGAAGAAAGCCTCAATTCATGATTTCATTTTAAGCTTGCCACAAGGTTATCAAACAAAAATGACGGAATTGGGTGGCAATCTCTCTGACGGTGAAAAACAACGTATCGGTATTGCACGAGCATTCTTGCATAATGCGCCGATTATTTTACTCGATGAGCCAACCAGCAATTTGGATAGCTTAAACGAAGCAATGATTTTGAAATCATTACTCGATGTAAAAGCTGAAAAATTGATTATTCTCGTCAGCCATCGCCAATCCACTATGGCTATTTGTGATCAGGTAATTGGTATAGAAAACGGCAGAATGTCCTAA
- a CDS encoding ABC transporter ATP-binding protein/permease — protein sequence MMIDKRLINTVADSKKWIGVTVLWNWVALVGGIISAVVFSYILQTAYFKELTMSSAVGLGVILIAALALRAFAGKKSVQASYFASTKVKHELRSLIYRKLASMPLNQVNQQSTSSIIQVASEGVEQLEIYFGRYLPQLFYSLLAPLTLFAFLIFFSFKTAIILLICVPLIPMSIIAVNKIAKKLLAKYWSIYVGLGSSFLDNLQGLITLKIYQDDAYKAKAMDKEAEHFRKITMKVLTMQLNSVSLMDLLAYGGAAIGILTALLQFQDTQLSVLGVILFILLSSEFFIPLRLLGSFFHVAMNGKAASDKIFTLLDTPVETQQSAVDFEAKNNVQVEIKDLHFAYSVEKPAIQGLTLTIQPNQLSVFVGKSGCGKSTLVSLLMGFNKAQQGEILFNGQNASEIDRTSFYQKVSLVSHSSYVFKGSLRENMTMAKIDATDEQIYACLEQVNLAHFVRENGGLDMQLLSRGANLSGGQIQRLALARALLHNAELYIFDEATSNIDVESEEIILQFIQQFKQQKTIVMISHRLANAVNADCINVLDQGKLIEQGTHESLMAKQGAYAEMFQQQKDLEQIREVANA from the coding sequence ATGATGATAGATAAACGCCTAATTAACACGGTGGCTGACAGCAAAAAATGGATTGGTGTCACGGTGTTGTGGAATTGGGTGGCATTAGTTGGCGGGATTATTAGTGCCGTCGTGTTTTCTTATATTTTACAGACCGCTTATTTTAAAGAGTTGACGATGTCAAGTGCGGTGGGTTTAGGTGTGATTTTAATTGCGGCATTGGCATTGCGTGCTTTTGCGGGTAAAAAATCAGTGCAGGCGTCTTATTTTGCTAGCACAAAAGTGAAGCATGAATTGCGTAGCCTTATTTATCGTAAATTGGCTTCTATGCCGCTTAACCAAGTGAACCAGCAATCCACTTCAAGCATTATCCAAGTGGCATCAGAAGGTGTAGAACAGCTTGAAATCTACTTTGGGCGTTATTTGCCGCAGCTTTTTTATAGCTTGCTTGCACCGCTTACACTCTTTGCTTTCCTGATCTTTTTCAGCTTTAAAACAGCCATTATTTTATTAATTTGCGTGCCGCTTATCCCTATGTCGATTATTGCGGTGAATAAGATTGCGAAAAAACTCTTAGCAAAATATTGGTCCATTTATGTGGGATTAGGCAGCAGCTTTTTAGATAACTTACAGGGTTTAATTACGCTAAAAATCTATCAAGATGATGCTTATAAAGCGAAAGCGATGGATAAAGAGGCTGAGCATTTCCGCAAAATCACCATGAAAGTGCTTACCATGCAGCTTAACTCGGTTTCTCTTATGGATTTACTCGCTTACGGCGGCGCGGCAATTGGGATTTTAACCGCATTATTACAATTCCAAGATACGCAACTCAGCGTGTTAGGCGTGATTTTATTTATCCTACTTTCCTCCGAGTTTTTTATTCCTCTTCGTTTGCTCGGTTCATTCTTCCATGTGGCGATGAATGGTAAAGCGGCTTCAGATAAGATTTTCACATTACTTGATACACCAGTGGAAACCCAACAAAGTGCGGTAGATTTTGAAGCCAAAAATAACGTTCAAGTGGAAATTAAAGATCTACATTTTGCGTATTCTGTAGAAAAACCGGCAATTCAAGGTTTAACTTTAACGATTCAACCAAACCAACTTTCTGTATTTGTGGGTAAAAGTGGTTGTGGTAAATCAACCTTAGTTTCGTTATTGATGGGCTTTAATAAAGCGCAACAAGGTGAGATTTTGTTTAATGGACAAAACGCCTCAGAAATTGACCGCACTTCTTTCTATCAAAAAGTATCGTTGGTGAGCCATAGCAGCTACGTGTTTAAAGGCTCGCTGCGTGAAAATATGACGATGGCGAAAATTGATGCTACAGACGAGCAAATTTATGCCTGTTTAGAACAAGTGAATCTTGCCCATTTTGTACGCGAAAATGGCGGATTAGATATGCAACTATTAAGTCGTGGCGCGAATTTATCGGGCGGTCAGATTCAACGTTTAGCTTTAGCGCGTGCTTTATTACACAATGCCGAGCTTTATATTTTTGATGAAGCGACCAGTAATATTGATGTGGAAAGCGAAGAAATTATTTTGCAATTCATTCAGCAATTTAAACAACAAAAAACCATTGTGATGATTTCTCACCGCTTGGCAAATGCGGTAAATGCGGACTGTATTAACGTACTTGACCAAGGCAAATTGATTGAGCAAGGCACACACGAAAGCTTAATGGCAAAACAAGGTGCGTATGCTGAAATGTTCCAACAACAAAAAGATTTAGAACAAATTAGAGAGGTGGCAAATGCGTAA
- a CDS encoding TonB-dependent hemoglobin/transferrin/lactoferrin family receptor: MTNFRLNLLAYSVMLGLTASVAYADEPTQQQLEEINVSGSTEHSDTKTPPKIAETVKTAKKLEKEQAQDVKDLVRYETGITVVEAGRFGNSGFAVRGVEENRVAVQIDGLHQAETISSQGFKELFEGYGNFNNTRNSAEIETLKQVTIRKGADSLKSGSGALGGSVSFDTKDARDYLLNKNYYASYKRGYNTADNQNLQTLTLAGRYKYFDAIAVITSRKGHELENYGYKNYNDKIQGKTREKADPYRRTQDSALLKVAFQPTENHRFSIIADLYKQTSKGHDFSYTLKPNTQYMTYDEEELRHTNDKVERKNIAFVYENFTETPFWDTLKITYSHQKITTSARTDDYCDGNEKCALAGNPLGMKYNDENKLIGKDGIPVTYHDKPELNLPGSDVEIDLPVRPYDGNENNLQKWKRVDWNNLPAGYYLKPYYNSCDSDYSRWYGPKPTIGVAETCRATLTRVGTNTPASKKFTINGKSYDLLNETEKNVISDEQTLPTNVSYLFSCDALNCNERKIQGFNKDGTTVDIPFEVIEKNGKKYAKTEVKANDQLSGPYLFMPNKMGYQANLWSQRDLTSETKQINLDLTKHLELGKTQHDLSYGGLWSEMKKSMTNLAGDAPLNVKWWAQYPHNCDIFLAPSTTGAKPTLNPERTSTLCNNVNVFSFLIPVKTKTGALYFINDFRVNNYIAFNLGYRYDRVKYEPEYIPGKTPKIPDDMVTNLYITTPEFNASQADSDPDELLKKEANAAANIKEIAQPKKFSASSYSFGTTLDPLNWLRLQAKYSKGFRAPTSDEIYFTFKHPDFSIRPNRDLQPETAKTKELSLTVHNDMGYITTSVFDTRYQNFIDLSYQGSREVHGHSKLIPFYFYQNVNRPNAKVTGFEIASQISLGNITKLFNGFSLSYKYTYQKGRINGNIPMNAIQPRTAVYGVSYVHPDDKYGVDLYVSHASAKNAEDTYNMFYKEEGKKETTIKWRSESYTTIDLLGYIKPIKNLTLRAGVYNLTNRKYITWDSARSIRPFGTSNMINQDTGLGINRFYAPGRNYRMSVQFEF; encoded by the coding sequence ATGACCAATTTTAGATTAAATCTGCTTGCGTATTCCGTTATGCTTGGGCTAACGGCAAGTGTTGCTTATGCTGATGAACCAACTCAACAGCAACTTGAGGAAATTAATGTATCTGGTTCTACCGAACATAGTGATACTAAAACACCGCCAAAAATTGCCGAAACTGTAAAAACAGCGAAAAAATTAGAAAAAGAACAAGCGCAAGATGTTAAAGATCTCGTGCGTTATGAAACAGGAATTACTGTCGTAGAAGCAGGACGTTTTGGAAATAGTGGCTTTGCAGTTCGAGGAGTGGAAGAAAACCGTGTAGCAGTTCAAATAGATGGACTTCATCAAGCGGAAACTATCTCTTCACAAGGGTTTAAAGAATTATTTGAAGGATATGGAAATTTTAATAATACGCGTAATAGCGCAGAAATAGAGACGCTAAAACAAGTTACAATTCGAAAAGGGGCTGATTCTTTAAAATCAGGTAGTGGCGCATTAGGTGGTTCTGTTAGTTTTGATACAAAAGATGCAAGAGATTATTTACTTAACAAAAATTACTACGCTTCCTATAAAAGAGGCTATAACACAGCAGATAACCAAAATCTTCAAACGCTCACTCTTGCTGGGCGTTATAAGTATTTTGACGCAATTGCTGTAATTACATCACGTAAAGGTCATGAATTAGAAAACTATGGTTATAAAAATTATAACGATAAAATTCAAGGAAAAACGAGAGAAAAAGCAGATCCTTATAGAAGAACCCAAGATAGTGCTCTTTTAAAAGTTGCTTTTCAACCAACAGAAAATCACCGTTTCTCAATTATTGCAGATTTATATAAACAAACTTCTAAAGGTCATGACTTTTCTTATACTCTAAAACCAAATACACAGTACATGACATATGATGAAGAAGAATTACGTCATACTAACGATAAAGTAGAACGTAAAAATATCGCTTTTGTTTATGAGAATTTTACTGAAACACCATTTTGGGATACGTTAAAAATCACCTATTCTCACCAAAAAATTACTACAAGCGCAAGAACAGACGATTATTGCGATGGGAATGAAAAATGTGCATTAGCAGGCAATCCGCTTGGAATGAAATATAACGATGAAAATAAACTTATTGGGAAAGATGGAATACCAGTCACTTATCATGATAAGCCAGAACTTAACTTACCTGGTTCAGATGTTGAAATTGATCTTCCTGTTAGACCGTATGATGGTAATGAAAACAACTTACAAAAATGGAAACGAGTAGATTGGAACAATTTGCCTGCAGGATATTATTTAAAACCTTATTATAATAGCTGTGATTCAGATTATAGTAGATGGTATGGTCCAAAACCAACTATTGGTGTTGCAGAAACTTGCCGAGCCACCTTAACAAGGGTCGGGACAAATACTCCAGCAAGTAAAAAGTTCACAATTAATGGTAAAAGTTATGACTTACTTAATGAAACAGAGAAAAATGTCATCTCAGATGAGCAAACACTACCAACTAACGTCAGTTATCTTTTTAGTTGTGATGCCTTAAATTGTAATGAAAGAAAAATACAAGGCTTTAACAAAGATGGAACTACTGTAGATATTCCTTTTGAGGTAATTGAAAAAAATGGCAAAAAATATGCCAAAACAGAAGTTAAAGCTAATGATCAGCTATCTGGTCCATACCTATTTATGCCAAATAAAATGGGTTATCAGGCGAATCTTTGGTCGCAACGTGACTTAACAAGTGAAACCAAACAAATTAACCTTGACTTAACAAAACATCTAGAATTAGGTAAAACACAGCACGATTTGTCTTATGGTGGTCTGTGGTCTGAAATGAAAAAATCAATGACCAATCTAGCTGGAGATGCCCCTCTAAATGTAAAATGGTGGGCTCAATATCCACATAATTGTGATATCTTTTTAGCTCCTTCTACAACAGGTGCTAAACCAACGTTAAATCCAGAACGGACGAGTACATTATGTAATAATGTCAATGTGTTCTCTTTCCTAATTCCAGTAAAAACGAAAACAGGCGCGTTATATTTTATTAATGATTTCCGTGTGAATAACTATATCGCTTTTAATTTAGGTTATCGTTATGATCGAGTGAAATATGAACCAGAATATATTCCTGGAAAAACACCAAAAATCCCTGATGATATGGTGACAAATCTTTATATCACCACACCAGAATTTAATGCAAGTCAAGCAGATTCAGATCCTGATGAATTATTAAAAAAAGAAGCCAATGCTGCAGCAAATATTAAAGAAATTGCACAACCGAAAAAATTTTCTGCAAGTTCCTACTCTTTTGGTACAACGCTTGATCCGTTAAATTGGTTACGTTTACAGGCAAAATATAGTAAGGGATTCAGAGCACCAACAAGTGATGAAATCTACTTTACATTTAAACATCCAGATTTTTCTATTCGACCAAATAGAGATCTTCAACCAGAAACAGCAAAAACCAAAGAGTTATCTTTAACTGTGCATAATGACATGGGATATATTACAACTTCTGTTTTCGATACTCGATATCAAAACTTTATTGATTTATCCTATCAAGGGAGTCGTGAGGTTCATGGGCACTCAAAACTAATACCATTTTATTTTTATCAAAATGTAAATAGACCAAATGCTAAAGTAACTGGTTTTGAAATTGCTTCACAAATATCCTTAGGAAATATTACTAAATTATTCAATGGTTTCAGTTTAAGCTATAAATACACCTATCAAAAAGGCAGAATAAATGGCAATATACCAATGAATGCAATTCAGCCTAGAACAGCTGTTTATGGAGTAAGTTATGTTCACCCTGATGATAAATATGGTGTTGATCTTTATGTTTCTCATGCATCAGCTAAAAATGCAGAAGATACTTATAATATGTTCTATAAAGAAGAAGGTAAAAAAGAAACTACAATCAAATGGAGAAGTGAATCTTATACAACCATTGATTTGTTAGGATATATCAAGCCAATTAAAAATCTTACTTTAAGAGCTGGTGTGTATAACTTAACTAATAGAAAATACATTACTTGGGATTCAGCTAGATCAATTAGACCATTTGGTACAAGTAATATGATTAATCAAGATACGGGATTAGGTATCAATCGTTTCTATGCCCCAGGCAGAAACTATAGAATGTCAGTTCAATTTGAATTCTAA
- the tpiA gene encoding triose-phosphate isomerase, translating into MARRPLVMGNWKLNGSKAFTKELIEGLKAELHDVTGCDVAIAPPVMYLDVAEAALSTCCCCCNGGKNVIQLGAQNVDVNVKGAFTGDISTEMLKDFGAKYIIIGHSERRTYHKESDEFVAKKFGALKEAGLVPVLCIGETEAENEAGKTEEVCARQIDAVINTLGVEAFNGAVIAYEPIWAIGTGKSATPAQAQAVHAFIRGHIAAKSQAVADQVIIQYGGSVNDANAAELFTQPDIDGALVGGASLKAPAFAVIVKAAAAAKN; encoded by the coding sequence ATGGCACGTCGTCCTTTAGTTATGGGTAACTGGAAATTAAACGGTTCCAAAGCGTTCACCAAAGAATTAATCGAGGGATTAAAAGCAGAATTACATGATGTAACAGGTTGTGATGTGGCAATTGCCCCACCAGTGATGTACTTAGATGTGGCTGAAGCTGCGCTTTCTACTTGCTGCTGTTGCTGCAATGGCGGAAAAAATGTAATTCAATTAGGCGCACAAAACGTAGATGTGAACGTAAAAGGCGCATTTACAGGTGATATTTCAACTGAAATGTTAAAAGATTTCGGTGCAAAATATATCATTATTGGCCATTCTGAACGCCGCACTTACCACAAAGAAAGCGACGAATTCGTAGCGAAAAAATTTGGTGCATTAAAAGAAGCGGGTTTAGTGCCCGTATTATGTATCGGTGAAACTGAAGCTGAAAACGAAGCGGGCAAAACAGAAGAAGTGTGCGCACGTCAAATTGATGCAGTCATCAATACATTAGGCGTAGAAGCATTCAACGGTGCAGTGATCGCATACGAACCAATCTGGGCGATCGGTACGGGTAAATCTGCGACTCCTGCACAAGCACAAGCAGTTCATGCATTTATCCGCGGTCACATCGCTGCGAAATCTCAAGCCGTGGCAGACCAAGTAATTATCCAATACGGCGGCTCTGTAAATGATGCAAATGCCGCTGAATTATTTACTCAGCCAGACATCGATGGTGCATTAGTAGGTGGCGCATCATTAAAAGCCCCAGCATTTGCAGTAATTGTAAAAGCAGCGGCAGCAGCGAAAAATTAA
- a CDS encoding GNAT family N-acetyltransferase, whose translation MKLFKAEQWNIDVLLPLFEAYRQAYGQAENPERTLAFLTNRMRFNESLFFIAVDENEKAIGFVQLFPRLSSLQLQRYWQITDIFVLEHAQQTEIYAALISKAKDFVHFTQSNRLVAELAQNQYSMLESEGFKLNPKERLFELSL comes from the coding sequence ATGAAACTTTTCAAAGCTGAACAATGGAATATTGACGTGCTTCTTCCTCTTTTTGAAGCCTATCGCCAAGCCTATGGACAAGCAGAGAATCCAGAACGCACCTTGGCTTTTTTAACTAATCGTATGCGTTTTAATGAAAGCCTGTTTTTTATTGCAGTGGATGAGAACGAAAAGGCTATTGGCTTTGTGCAGCTTTTCCCTCGCCTTTCTTCTTTACAACTACAGCGCTATTGGCAAATCACCGATATTTTTGTGTTGGAACATGCACAACAAACAGAAATTTATGCGGCGTTGATTTCTAAAGCAAAAGACTTTGTGCATTTCACGCAATCCAATCGTTTAGTGGCAGAATTAGCACAAAATCAATATTCAATGTTGGAATCGGAAGGGTTTAAATTAAATCCGAAAGAACGTTTATTTGAATTGAGTTTGTAA
- the xerC gene encoding tyrosine recombinase XerC: MLTALNRYWDYLRIERQMSPHTLTNYQHQLDAIIKILAQQDIHAWAQVTPSVVRFILAESKKQGLKEKSLALRLSALRRFLSFLVQQGELKVNPATGISAPKQGKHLPKNMDGEQVQQLLANDSKEPIDIRDRAILELMYSSGLRLSELQGLDLNSINTRVREVRVIGKGNKERVVPFGRYASHAIQEWLKVRALFNPKDEALFVSQLGNRISHRAIQKRLETWGIRQGLNSHLNPHKLRHSFATHMLEASSDLRAVQELLGHSNLSTTQIYTHLNFQHLAEVYDQAHPRAKRKK; this comes from the coding sequence ATGCTAACCGCGTTAAATCGTTATTGGGATTATTTGCGGATTGAACGCCAAATGAGTCCTCACACGCTCACCAATTATCAACATCAACTTGATGCCATCATCAAAATCTTAGCGCAACAAGATATTCATGCTTGGGCACAAGTGACACCCAGCGTGGTGCGCTTTATTTTGGCGGAAAGCAAAAAACAAGGCTTAAAAGAAAAAAGCTTGGCTTTACGTTTATCCGCATTGCGTCGTTTTCTTAGTTTTTTGGTGCAACAAGGCGAATTGAAAGTAAATCCCGCCACAGGCATTTCTGCACCGAAACAAGGCAAACATTTACCGAAAAATATGGATGGCGAGCAAGTTCAACAATTGCTTGCCAACGATAGCAAAGAGCCGATTGATATTCGTGATCGTGCGATTTTGGAATTAATGTATAGTTCAGGTTTACGTTTATCGGAATTACAAGGCTTAGATTTAAACAGCATTAATACTCGTGTGCGGGAAGTACGCGTTATCGGGAAAGGTAACAAAGAGCGTGTGGTGCCGTTTGGGCGTTATGCTTCGCATGCCATTCAAGAATGGTTAAAAGTGCGGGCATTATTTAACCCAAAAGATGAGGCGTTATTTGTTAGCCAGCTTGGAAATCGCATTTCTCACCGAGCCATTCAAAAACGTTTAGAAACTTGGGGGATTCGTCAAGGCTTAAATAGCCATCTTAATCCGCACAAACTGCGTCATTCTTTTGCGACGCATATGTTGGAAGCCAGTTCTGATTTACGTGCTGTGCAAGAATTGCTTGGGCATAGCAACCTTTCCACCACACAAATTTATACTCACTTAAATTTTCAACATCTGGCGGAAGTGTACGATCAGGCTCATCCAAGAGCGAAACGTAAGAAATAA